The Musa acuminata AAA Group cultivar baxijiao chromosome BXJ2-2, Cavendish_Baxijiao_AAA, whole genome shotgun sequence genome has a segment encoding these proteins:
- the LOC103975227 gene encoding protein RGF1 INDUCIBLE TRANSCRIPTION FACTOR 1 isoform X2 — protein MGGGVPEENCRWPPWLRPLLSTRFFVQCAVHADSHKSECNMYCLDCTNGALCSLCLAHHHRDHRTIQIRRSSYHDVIRVSEVQKMLDITGVQTYIINSARVVFLNERPQPRPGKGVTNNCEVCERSLLDSFRFCSLGCKVAGTANDGSNKKSGEKKAMATAASSDSDESCTSRGSDNSNMTNSFAPSTPQYHRSAKRRKGIPHRAPFGSLILEL, from the exons ATG GGCGGTGGAGTGCCGGAGGAGAACTGTCGCTGgccgccgtggctgcggccgctttTGTCGACGAGGTTCTTCGTTCAATGCGCGGTCCACGCCGACTCGCACAAGAGCGAGTGCAACATGTACTGCCTCGACTGCACCAACGGCGCCCTCTGCTCCCTCTGCCTCGCCCACCATCACCGCGACCATCGCACCATCCAG ATACGGCGGTCGTCCTACCACGACGTGATCCGAGTGTCGGAGGTCCAGAAGATGCTGGACATCACCGGCGTGCAGACGTACATCATCAACAGCGCTCGCGTGGTGTTCCTGAACGAGCGCCCTCAGCCGCGGCCCGGCAAGGGAGTCACAAACAACTGCGAGGTCTGCGAGCGTAGCCTCCTCGACTCCTTTCGCTTCTGCTCCCTCGGCTGCAAG GTAGCCGGCACCGCCAACGATGGCAGCAACAAGAAATCGGGCGAGAAGAAAGCAATGGCCACAGCTGCATCATCGGATTCGGACGAGTCGTGCACTAGCCGCGGGAGCGACAATAGCAACATGACCAACAGTTTCGCCCCCTCCACTCCGCAGTATCACCGGAGCGCCAAGAGGAGGAAGGGCATTCCCCACAGGGCCCCCTTTGGTAGCCTCATCTTGGAGCTTTAG
- the LOC135606051 gene encoding E3 ubiquitin-protein ligase Os04g0590900-like, giving the protein MAATDNQPTWVPYVPTRDCSMGFCSVYCPQWCYTIFPPPPTLEFSDGSSGVTFSPFVIAIITVLATALLLICYYTIVSKHCGAFNSLQRRFQPRGNDNVELDDDAAGLSQAQEASNASQSNGLDEALISKIAVHKYRKGEVSVQGTDCSVCLSEFREDDSLRLLPKCSHAFHVQCIDTWLRSHSNCPLCRTSIVSMNPTMPATREPVNDHHQVEEMVMVVAETVAGAEEEMERGSSGDAAKHPSRIYCDSGGMEERHTVVEIRDDDDDDIQSIRRSFSIDASHHGRLSIAGVQRMSTGDEQLAATGASSSSPAAGNHSKGISGRWKGRQ; this is encoded by the coding sequence ATGGCCGCCACTGATAACCAACCGACTTGGGTTCCGTATGTGCCAACGAGAGATTGCTCTATGGGCTTCTGTAGCGTCTACTGCCCTCAGTGGTGCTACACCATCTTCCCTCCCCCTCCCACGTTAGAGTTCTCCGATGGTAGCTCCGGCGTGACCTTCTCCCCTTTCGTGATCGCCATCATCACCGTTCTCGCTACCGCCTTGCTTCTTATCTGCTACTACACCATCGTCTCTAAGCACTGCGGCGCCTTCAACTCGCTGCAAAGGCGATTCCAACCCAGGGGCAACGACAACGTTGAGCTCGACGATGATGCTGCCGGCCTATCTCAGGCCCAGGAAGCTTCGAATGCTTCCCAGTCGAACGGGCTTGATGAGGCATTGATCAGCAAGATCGCAGTCCACAAGTACCGGAAAGGCGAGGTATCGGTGCAGGGCACCGATTGCTCCGTTTGCCTCAGCGAATTCCGGGAGGATGACAGCCTGCGGTTGCTCCCCAAGTGCAGCCACGCGTTTCATGTGCAGTGCATCGATACATGGTTGAGATCACACTCCAATTGCCCTCTCTGCCGAACCAGTATCGTCTCTATGAATCCAACGATGCCAGCCACTCGGGAACCAGTGAACGATCATCATCAGGTGGAAGAAATGGTCATGGTTGTAGCAGAGACAGTCGCCGGCGCGGAAGAGGAGATGGAGCGCGGAAGTAGTGGTGATGCAGCGAAGCATCCTTCCCGAATTTACTGTGATTCGGGAGGGATGGAGGAGAGACACACTGTGGTTGAGAtcagagatgatgatgatgatgatatccaATCAATTAGGCGATCATTCTCGATTGATGCTTCGCATCATGGACGGCTTTCGATCGCGGGCGTCCAGAGGATGAGCACGGGGGACGAACAGTTAGCTGCAACCGGTGCCAGTTCGTCGAGTCCAGCTGCAGGGAATCACAGCAAGGGCATCAGTGGCAGATGGAAAGGAAGGCAATGA
- the LOC103975229 gene encoding transcription factor MYC2, which yields MRRSRCRVFDQRKRMNLWADDNASMMEAFMASVDLPGFSWAAVPPTPTPPCAAASSSLDHPAAAATPAPAYFSQETLQQRLQALIEGARESWTYGIFWQSSVDAATGASFLGWGDGYYKGYEEDKRKQKVAGAASAAEQEHRKCVLRELHSLISGGGSSAPDEAVDEEVTDTEWFFLVSMTQSFVNGGGLPGQAFYTGAPAWVTGADRLAAAPCDRARQAQLFGLQTMVCVPVGSGVLELGSTDVVFHSPEIMGKIRVLFNFSSPDAPSVASWLTPQSAAPTPATDQGETDPSVLWLTDPSAVDIKDSVSPVSATADLSVTKPPIQLENNPSSSILTESPSSSMQFQRTHNQPQQQLHQSSASDPHTHLFVSKKFNLSEFASNGSVVPRSAKPEPSDILDFAGSNRNPTPAPVTGSLFSHHQTITAAADDKRNKRSTGATSRVSNSDEGMISFSSASARPPSDVLFKSSGGGGILDGPDSDQSDLEASAREVESIRPVEPEKRPKKRGRKPANGREEPLNHVEAERQRREKLNQRFYALRAVVPNVSKMDKASLLGDAVSYINELRSKLETLEIDKEELRAQVEALEKERESNPTRPVQPPPDHDLRMMNGSGGDRCHGVEMEVKILGSEAMIRLQCLKRNHPAAKLMAAIRDLDLDVHYASVSVVEDLMIQQATVKMSPSRTYTPEQLRAALYSKLAAEAPISR from the coding sequence ATGCGCAGGAGTCGGTGCCGGGTGTTCGATCAAAGGAAAAGGATGAACTTGTGGGCCGACGACAACGCCTCCATGATGGAGGCCTTCATGGCCTCCGTCGACCTCCCGGGCTTTTCCTGGGCGGCTGTTCCTCCTACTCCCACCCCGCCTTGTGCAGCAGCCTCCTCCTCCTTGGATCACCCGGCCGCTGCGGCGACTCCTGCTCCCGCGTACTTCAGCCAGGAGACGCTCCAGCAGCGGCTGCAGGCGCTGATCGAGGGGGCGCGGGAGAGCTGGACGTACGGCATCTTTTGGCAGTCGTCGGTGGACGCCGCAACCGGGGCGTCGTTCCTGGGATGGGGCGACGGTTACTACAAGGGCTACGAGGAGGATAAGCGGAAGCAGAAGGTCGCCGGCGCTGCCTCTGCTGCCGAACAGGAGCATCGGAAGTGCGTGCTTCGGGAGCTCCACTCGCTAATCTCCGGAGGCGGTTCATCGGCGCCGGACGAGGCCGTCGACGAGGAGGTTACCGACACCGAGTGGTTCTTCCTCGTCTCCATGACCCAATCCTTCGTCAACGGGGGAGGACTCCCGGGCCAGGCCTTCTACACCGGAGCCCCCGCCTGGGTCACCGGCGCCGACCGACTCGCCGCTGCGCCATGCGACCGGGCGCGCCAGGCTCAACTGTTTGGCCTCCAGACCATGGTATGCGTCCCCGTCGGCTCCGGCGTCCTCGAGCTCGGATCTACCGACGTGGTCTTCCACAGCCCCGAGATCATGGGCAAGATCCGCGTCCTCTTCAACTTTAGCTCTCCGGACGCTCCCTCCGTCGCTTCCTGGCTCACACCGCAATCTGCGGCGCCCACTCCCGCCACCGACCAGGGCGAGACGGATCCGTCCGTGCTCTGGCTCACGGATCCGTCGGCGGTCGACATCAAGGATTCTGTTTCACCCGTCTCCGCCACCGCCGACCTCTCCGTCACAAAACCCCCGATCCAATTGGAGAACAACCCTAGTTCCAGCATCCTCACCGAAAGCCCTAGCTCTTCGATGCAGTTCCAAAGAACTCACAACCAGCCGCAGCAACAGCTGCATCAGAGCAGCGCCAGTGATCCGCATACCCATCTTTTCGTCTCCAAAAAGTTCAATCTCTCTGAATTCGCCTCCAACGGTTCTGTTGTTCCCCGATCGGCTAAGCCGGAGCCGAGCGATATCCTAGATTTCGCCGGTAGCAATAGGAATCCCACTCCGGCCCCTGTCACCGGCAGCCTCTTCTCCCACCACCAAACCATCACCGCCGCGGCAGACGACAAGAGGAACAAGAGATCCACGGGGGCAACATCCAGGGTGAGCAACAGCGATGAGGGGATGATCTCCTTCTCGTCGGCTTCCGCACGACCCCCTTCTGACGTTCTGTTTAAGTCTTCCGGCGGCGGCGGAATCCTCGATGGCCCCGATTCGGATCAGTCGGACCTCGAGGCCTCGGCGCGGGAGGTGGAGAGCATCCGGCCGGTGGAGCCAGAGAAGCGACCGAAGAAGCGCGGCCGGAAGCCTGCCAATGGCCGGGAGGAGCCTCTGAACCATGTGGAAGCAGAGCGGCAACGCCGCGAGAAGCTCAACCAGAGGTTCTACGCCCTCCGCGCGGTGGTGCCCAACGTGTCCAAGATGGACAAGGCCTCCCTCCTTGGGGACGCGGTCTCGTACATCAACGAACTGCGGTCCAAGCTCGAGACGTTGGAAATCGACAAGGAGGAGTTACGAGCACAGGTGGAAGCCCTGGAGAAGGAGCGTGAATCCAACCCGACCCGGCCGGTCCAGCCGCCGCCGGACCATGATCTTAGGATGATGAACGGCAGCGGCGGCGACCGGTGTCACGGGGTGGAGATGGAAGTGAAGATACTCGGGTCGGAGGCCATGATCCGATTACAGTGCCTAAAAAGAAATCACCCGGCCGCGAAGCTGATGGCTGCGATACGAGACCTCGATCTTGACGTGCATTACGCGAGCGTGTCGGTGGTGGAGGACCTCATGATACAGCAGGCGACGGTGAAGATGTCGCCGAGTCGGACGTACACCCCGGAGCAGCTCCGTGCAGCTCTCTACTCTAAATTGGCTGCCGAGGCACCAATTAGCAGGTAG
- the LOC103975232 gene encoding uncharacterized protein LOC103975232 has translation MVLWEITLATAYFLGLRRTYRLALRIQRRVVGPRHPETRQFLHRRTRSIFDVVVRVVQSVQHKDMEAGRSIGNSVLRWLDPTKPSAQVGVHSGKPPIRSICMSKYAASRSQLLRTGRSIVRITDQVKRGRSFFTPWNIPMKTFPTIGMMMQPMKPAGLNGQYRHASQYIPNSSAIVHSRIIGGAEGVLRKDIAQWMLHT, from the exons ATGGTGCTGTGGGAGATAACGTTGGCGACGGCATACTTCTTGGGGTTGAGGCGAACCTACCGACTCGCCCTCAGGATCCAGCGGCGCGTCGTCGGCCCTCGTCACCCCGAGACCAGGCAATTCCTCCACAG GAGGACTCGCAGTATTTTTGATGTGGTGGTCAGAGTTGTTCAAAGCGTACAACATAAGGACATGGAAGCCGGGAGGAGTATAGGGAACTCTGTCCTTCGTTGGCTCGATCCAACGAAACCATCAGCACAAGTTGGTGTCCATAGTGGGAAACCTCCAATTAGAAGTATCTGCATGTCCAAGTATGCAGCAAGCCGTAGTCAGCTGCTGCGAACAGGGAGGAGTATTGTACGCATCACAGATCAGGTCAAGAGAGGTCGATCCTTCTTTACTCCCTGGAACATCCCCATGAAAACTTTCCCAACTATAGGCATGATGATGCAGCCTATGAAACCAGCAGGGTTGAATGGCCAGTACAGGCATGCTTCTCAGTACATTCCCAATTCGTCAGCCATAGTTCATAGTAGAATTATTGGCGGAGCTGAAGGTGTTCTCCGCAAGGACATCGCACAGTGGATGCTGCATACTTGA
- the LOC135606050 gene encoding probable ADP-ribosylation factor GTPase-activating protein AGD8, translating into MASDGFADKNAVFRKLKSKSDNKMCFECNARNPTWASVTYGIFLCLDCSAVHRSLGVHISFVRSTNLDSWTPEQLKMMVFGGNNRAQVFFKQHGWTDGGKIEAKYTSRAAELYRQLLTKEVAKSAAEDSGPSSPVAATQSTHAVNGLPELKLADTSKDTPNKTNESEITRSPKAPVRSAVISSVKKPIGAKKSGSKTGGLGVRKLTTKPNESLYEQKPEEPAPVAVSAKSNTTNGQLLSTRFEYVDVENTPSTKSSSDGPQVISHVAPPKSSSFFADFGMDGGFEKKSNSISSNIQESNEARQKFSNAKSISSAQFFGDQNKASDAQISLEKFTGSTSISSADLFGHETDSGVELTAADLINKISFQASQDISSLKNIAGETGKKLSSLASGFINDFQNRML; encoded by the exons ATGGCTTCCGATGGCTTCGCCGACAAGAACGCCGTCTTCAGAAAGCTCAAATCCAAGTCCGACAACAAG ATGTGCTTCGAGTGCAACGCCAGGAACCCGACATGGGCGTCGGTGACGTACGGGATCTTTCTCTGTCTCGATTGTTCCGCCGTTCACCGAAGTCTGGGCGTGCATATCAGCTTCGTGAG GTCTACAAATTTAGACTCTTGGACTCCTGAGCAGCTCAAGATGATGGTTTTTGGAGGCAACAACCGTGCACAAGTTTTTTTTAAACAGCATGGATGGACGGATGGTGGCAAGATCGAAGCTAAATATACATCTAGAGCAGCAGAATTGTATAGGCAGTTACTAACTAAAGAGGTTGCTAAGAGTGCTGCAGAAGATTCTGGACCTTCATCACCTGTTGCAGCAACTCAGTCCACGCATGCAGTAAATGGACTTCCTGAACTTAAGCTTGCAGATACTTCCAAAGATACTCCAAATAAGACGAATGAGTCTGAAATTACTCGGTCACCTAAAGCTCCAGTCCGTTCTGCAGTTATAAGTTCTGTTAAGAAACCCATTGGTGCGAAGAAATCTGGAAGCAAGACTGGGGGGCTTGGCGTCCGTAAGCTCACGACAAAG CCAAATGAAAGCCTGTATGAGCAGAAGCCTGAAGAACCAGCACCTGTTGCAGTGTCAGCTAAGTCTAACACAACAAATGGTCAGTTGCTTTCCACTCGATTTGAATATGTGGATGTGGAGAACACACCTTCCACCAAGAGCAGCTCTGATGGCCCACAAGTGATCAGTCACGTTGCACCACCAAAATCTTCAAGCTTTTTTGCGGACTTCGGAATGGATGGTGGATTTGAGAAAAAGTCAAACTCCATTTCATCAAAT ATCCAAGAAAGTAATGAAGCAAGACAGAAATTCTCAAATGCAAAATCCATATCATCAGCTCAATTCTTTGGTGATCAGAACAAAGCTAGTGATGCTCAAATATCCCTAGAGAAATTCACG GGGTCAACATCCATATCGAGCGCTGATCTCTTTGGTCATGAAACTGATTCTGGAGTAGAGTTGACTGCTGCAGACCTCATCAACAAAATCTCATTCCAG GCATCACAAGATATATCATCGCTCAAGAACATAGCTGGGGAGACTGGGAAGAAGCTGTCATCGTTAGCTTCTGGTTTCATTAATGACTTCCAGAATAGAATGCTTTAA
- the LOC103975227 gene encoding protein RGF1 INDUCIBLE TRANSCRIPTION FACTOR 1 isoform X1, which yields MLVGLDEGGGVPEENCRWPPWLRPLLSTRFFVQCAVHADSHKSECNMYCLDCTNGALCSLCLAHHHRDHRTIQIRRSSYHDVIRVSEVQKMLDITGVQTYIINSARVVFLNERPQPRPGKGVTNNCEVCERSLLDSFRFCSLGCKVAGTANDGSNKKSGEKKAMATAASSDSDESCTSRGSDNSNMTNSFAPSTPQYHRSAKRRKGIPHRAPFGSLILEL from the exons ATGCTGGTTGGATTGGATGAA GGCGGTGGAGTGCCGGAGGAGAACTGTCGCTGgccgccgtggctgcggccgctttTGTCGACGAGGTTCTTCGTTCAATGCGCGGTCCACGCCGACTCGCACAAGAGCGAGTGCAACATGTACTGCCTCGACTGCACCAACGGCGCCCTCTGCTCCCTCTGCCTCGCCCACCATCACCGCGACCATCGCACCATCCAG ATACGGCGGTCGTCCTACCACGACGTGATCCGAGTGTCGGAGGTCCAGAAGATGCTGGACATCACCGGCGTGCAGACGTACATCATCAACAGCGCTCGCGTGGTGTTCCTGAACGAGCGCCCTCAGCCGCGGCCCGGCAAGGGAGTCACAAACAACTGCGAGGTCTGCGAGCGTAGCCTCCTCGACTCCTTTCGCTTCTGCTCCCTCGGCTGCAAG GTAGCCGGCACCGCCAACGATGGCAGCAACAAGAAATCGGGCGAGAAGAAAGCAATGGCCACAGCTGCATCATCGGATTCGGACGAGTCGTGCACTAGCCGCGGGAGCGACAATAGCAACATGACCAACAGTTTCGCCCCCTCCACTCCGCAGTATCACCGGAGCGCCAAGAGGAGGAAGGGCATTCCCCACAGGGCCCCCTTTGGTAGCCTCATCTTGGAGCTTTAG
- the LOC103975231 gene encoding vegetative cell wall protein gp1-like: MDQSKSSQQQQQQPYFGVNKLGKSIRKSAPHFHRQPPTTASSSQQQQPHVYNINKHDFRSIVQQLTGTPSRDSPAPAPEQPQCPPQPRPPSVRLHKIRPPPLPLVPAPRSPPAFAPVPPTHRPSGAATACAESPISAYMRYLEYSLLISNTPHQPFPSPGADARHHPNPLPPTPPSGLPLPPPSPTAFFNLLSPKSPFPLLSPGFQYPPPLTPTFALSPLPQSGILGPRPLPPFSPGFSWPPSPSGFPPIPSPRWRDLM; the protein is encoded by the coding sequence atggATCAATCGAAGAGCagtcagcagcaacagcagcagccgtATTTTGGTGTCAACAAGCTCGGGAAGAGCATCCGGAAGAGCGCTCCCCATTTCCACCGCCAGCCACCCACCACCGCTTCTTCTTCGCAGCAACAGCAGCCGCATGTGTACAACATCAACAAGCACGACTTCCGCAGCATCGTGCAGCAGCTCACGGGCACTCCCTCCCGCGACTCCCCCGCGCCTGCGCCTGAGCAGCCGCAGTGCCCCCCTCAGCCCAGGCCCCCCAGCGTCCGTCTCCACAAGATCCGTCCGCCGCCGCTGCCCCTCGTCCCCGCCCCCCGCTCCCCTCCCGCCTTCGCCCCCGTCCCTCCCACCCACCGGCCATCCGGCGCCGCCACTGCGTGCGCCGAATCCCCCATCTCCGCTTACATGCGCTACCTCGAGTACTCCCTCCTAATCTCCAACACCCCCCACCAGCCCTTCCCGTCCCCGGGTGCGGACGCGCGTCATCACCCCAATCCCCTACCCCCTACCCCTCCATCcgggctgccgctgccgccgccgtcgccgacCGCGTTCTTCAACCTACTCTCCCCGAAATCACCCTTCCCGCTGCTTTCGCCAGGGTTCCAGTACCCTCCGCCGCTGACCCCTACCTTCGCTCTCTCGCCGTTGCCCCAGTCGGGGATCCTGGGGCCTCGTCCGTTGCCGCCTTTCTCGCCGGGCTTCTCGTGGCCTCCATCGCCCTCGGGATTCCCTCCCATCCCCAGCCCCAGATGGAGGGATCTAATGTAG
- the LOC103975233 gene encoding probable calcium-binding protein CML18 codes for MSGGGGGEDPVRLDDEQLAELREIFRSFDRNNDGSLTQLELGSLLRSLGLKPSTDQLDALIQRADTNANGLVEFSEFVVLVSPELVAAKSPYTEEQLLRLFKMFDRDGDGYITAAELVHSMAKLGHALTATELTGMIKEADTDGDGRISFQEFSQAISSAAFDNSWS; via the coding sequence atgagcggcggcggcggcggcgaggatCCGGTGCGGTTGGACGACGAGCAGCTGGCAGAGCTCCGGGAGATCTTCCGCTCCTTCGACCGAAACAACGACGGCAGCCTCACCCAGCTCGAGCTGGGCTCCCTCCTCCGCTCCCTAGGCCTCAAGCCGAGCACCGACCAACTGGATGCCCTCATCCAGAGGGCCGACACCAACGCCAACGGCCTCGTCGAGTTCTCCGAGTTCGTGGTCCTCGTCTCCCCGGAGCTCGTGGCGGCCAAGTCCCCCTACACCGAGGAGCAACTCCTCCGGCTGTTCAAGATGTTCGACCGCGACGGCGATGGGTACATCACCGCCGCAGAGCTCGTCCACTCCATGGCCAAGCTCGGCCACGCCCTCACCGCCACCGAGCTTACCGgcatgatcaaggaggccgacacCGACGGCGACGGGCGCATCAGCTTCCAAGAGTTCTCCCAGGCCATCTCCTCCGCAGCCTTCGACAATTCCTGGTCCTGA
- the LOC103975225 gene encoding non-specific phospholipase C4 — translation MSVEDSVPVGRIKTVVVLVQENRSFDHMLGWMKSINPAIDGVSNDREHYNPLSTADSNSRRVYFGDQSEYVDPDPGHSIQAIYEQVYGVPFSAGATPITPPGVVHPPMNGFAQQAEKEKPGMSSTVMNGFRPAAVPVYESLVREFAVCDRWFASVPTSTQPNRLYVHSATSYGLTSNDTMKLAEGLPQRTIFDSLDEAGFSFGIYYQYPPSTLFYRNLRRLKYVGNFHQFDMAFKDHCKKGKLPNYVVIEQRYFDLKILPGNDDHPSHDVSQGQKLVKEIYEALRSSPQWNEILFIITYDEHGGFFDHVPTPVGVPSPDDIAGPEPFYFKFDRLGVRVPALFISPWIEPGTVIHRPSGPYPASEFEHSSIPATVKKLFNLKEFLTKRDAWAGTFETVLTRTTPRTDCPETLPEPKKLRPTGAAETAKLSEFQTELVQLGASLNGDYVKDIYPRRLVENMTVAEGAQYVQDAFKTFLEECERCRKDGDDGSHVVVVNPTKDAVGPKGKRSLVEKMFSCLSCNQS, via the exons ATGTCGGTGGAGGACTCGGTTCCGGTGGGGCGCATAAAGACGGTGGTGGTGCTGGTGCAGGAGAACCGCTCCTTTGACCACATGCTCGGCTGGATGAAATCCATCAACCCAGCCATCGATGGCGTCAGCAACGATCGCGAACACTACAATCCCCTCTCCACCGCCGACTCCAACTCCCGCCGTGTCTACTTTGGCGACCAATCCGAGTACGTCGACCCCGACCCCGGCCACTCCATCCAGGCCATCTATGAGCAGGTCTACGGTGTCCCCTTCTCCGCCGGAGCCACCCCCATCACCCCTCCCGGCGTGGTGCACCCACCCATGAACGGCTTCGCGCAGCAGGCGGAGAAGGAGAAACCGGGGATGTCCTCCACCGTGATGAACGGGTTCAGGCCGGCGGCGGTCCCGGTGTACGAGAGCCTGGTGAGGGAGTTCGCTGTCTGCGACCGGTGGTTCGCGTCGGTTCCGACCTCGACGCAGCCGAACCGGCTCTACGTGCACTCGGCGACGTCTTATGGGCTCACCAGCAACGACACCATGAAGCTTGCAGAAGGCCTGCCGCAGAGGACCATCTTCGACTCCCTCGACGAGGCCGGCTTCTCCTTCGGCATCTACTACCAGTATCCTCCTTCCACTCTCTTCTACAG AAACCTCAGGAGGTTGAAATATGTGGGCAACTTCCATCAATTTGATATGGCGTTTAAGGATCACTGCAAGAAAGGGAAGCTGCCCAACTACGTGGTCATCGAGCAGCGCTACTTCGACCTCAAGATCCTGCCAGGAAACGACGATCATCCCTCCCACGACGTCTCCCAAGGGCAGAAGCTCGTGAAGGAGATCTACGAGGCGCTGCGGTCGAGCCCTCAGTGGAACGAGATATTGTTCATCATCACCTACGACGAGCACGGCGGCTTCTTCGACCATGTCCCTACGCCTGTGGGGGTTCCGAGCCCGGACGACATTGCGGGACCTGAACCATTCTACTTCAAGTTCGATCGCCTCGGTGTTCGCGTCCCCGCCCTTTTCATCTCCCCGTGGATCGAGCCCGGCACAG TGATCCATAGGCCATCCGGGCCATACCCTGCATCCGAATTCGAGCACTCATCCATCCCTGCGACCGTGAAGAAGCTCTTCAATCTGAAGGAGTTCTTGACCAAGAGGGATGCGTGGGCTGGGACATTTGAGACAGTCCTCACACGGACTACGCCAAGAACCGACTGCCCAG AGACGTTGCCGGAGCCGAAGAAGCTTCGGCCAACGGGTGCTGCTGAAACTGCAAAGCTATCAGAGTTCCAAACAGAGCTGGTGCAATTAGGAGCTTCGCTGAATGGTGATTATGTCAAGGACATTTATCCACGCAGGCTGGTGGAGAACATGACCGTGGCCGAGGGTGCTCAGTACGTGCAGGACGCCTTCAAAACGTTCTTAGAGGAATGCGAAAGATGCCGGAAGGATGGGGACGACGGCTCGCACGTTGTGGTGGTGAACCCAACAAAGGATGCGGTGGGCCCGAAGGGGAAGCGATCCTTGGTTGAGAAGATGTTCTCGTGCTTGAGTTGCAACCAGTCCTAG
- the LOC135585827 gene encoding B3 domain-containing protein Os04g0386900-like, whose amino-acid sequence MDSSRGKNCESGDAELSPTEPPASAEKNEIVPLSGKPFLTFVVSWSHLFPKRFYPFLPATCVPVTLSYGNRTWKMKYSCKGILRRLCSGWKNFALDTDLKVGDGCVLELMDSNNILFKVQILRRGVVPVKRDKGLSCDAPISID is encoded by the exons ATGGATTCAAGCCGCGGCAAGAATTGTGAGAGTGGTGATGCTGAGCTTTCGCCAACAGAACCTCCTGCATCCGCTGAGAAAAATGAAATCGTGCCGCTCTCGGGAAAACCATTCCTCACTTTCGTGGTTTCATGGAGTCAT TTGTTTCCGAAGAGGTTTTATCCATTTCTTCCAGCCACTTGTGTCCCTGTAACACTGTCCTACGGGAATAGGACATGGAAGATGAAGTATAGCTGCAAAGGGATCCTGAGGCGACTGTGCTCTGGGTGGAAGAACTTTGCCTTGGATACTGATCTCAAGGTTGGAGATGGTTGTGTCTTGGAACTCATGGACAGTAATAATATACTGTTCAAAGTGCAGATCCTTCGTCGGGGAGTCGTGCCGGTTAAGCGCGACAAAGGTCTAAGCTGTGATGCTCCGATCTCGATCGACTAG